The Arachis ipaensis cultivar K30076 chromosome B03, Araip1.1, whole genome shotgun sequence region tatctgcctaactgagatttgcaaggtgaccatagcttgcttcataccaacaatctccgtgggattcgacccttactcacgtgaggtattacttggacgacccagtgcacttgctggttagttgtatcgaagttgtgaaccatggtattggcaccatgttcttggcgccattgccagggaaagaaagagccatgagttttacataatcaaagtgtaatcacgattacacgtaccaagttgctcacgttgtcAGGGAtcgtttgagcctggacatcacaatttcgtgcaccaataacaGAGTTACAACAAGCTTATCAGCATATGGCGGAGGAAAACCAACGAATGGAAAATCAAATAGTCGAGTTAACAAATGCTTGGATTGAAAATAATGATAATGAGCAATGGGAAGACGATGAAGAAAATTCTGACCCAACACACATATATGAAAATCAACAACCAGAGAAAAACCAACAAAACGATGACGATGACAAATTGGACAACGCTGCTAGACCATTCATAGCTGACATGATGAATTTTATGCTGCCTAGAAACTTCACGTTACCACTCACATTGACTCCCTACGATGGCATGGGAGATCCTAAAAAAAATGTCAAGATATTCTAATCTATGATGATAGTGAACAGTGCTTCGGATTCTATTTCATGTCGTTGTTTTCCTACATTTTTTAGACGGTCCTACACTTGATTGGTTTTCATCTTTTCATGTAGATTCAATTTCACACTTTTATGAGCTCGCCAAACAATTCGAGTATCAGTTCGCTGCATCTTCCATCTATTTACATGATTTCGACTATCTGAACACCGTCAAAGAAGGGCAGCACAAAAGTTTAAAGGACTATATCACACACTTCACTAAAGTAGCAATGAGCTTTCCAAACCTCCATCCTAAGGTGCATCTGCATGCTATAAAGAGCGGACTTTGCCCGGAAAAGTTCCAAGAAGCCATTACAGTGGCCAAACTTAAAACCTTGGCCGAGTTTAGGGAGAAGGCTAAGGGTCTAATAGAAATTGAAGAACTGTGCCAAACTCAGAAATCTGAAAAGAATTTAAACAATAAAGATGAAGAAAAAGTTCAGGACAACAAGAAACCTTTTTGGTTGGCGCCGCGCTACGATTCCTATACTCAATTGAACACCAAGAGGGAGGAAATCATCAAGGAAATACTAAATACCAAGCTAATCAACCCTCCTCGAAAGGCCGGAACCTACCAAGATACAAAGGATGTGGACAAGACAAAGTACTATACTTTTAACCAGAAGCATGAGCACACTACTGATGAGTGTATCGTAGCCAAAGACTTGTTCGAGTGCTTAGCTTGCCAAGGACATCTGGACAAATACATATTGGTCATTTTATAATTCAGTATATATATAGTTGGTCAAATTACATATTGTATAGATATAGTTGGTCATTTTATAATGTATAACTATCTGTTACTTCTGACTctgaaaaaaaattcaagttttaacTCCTATGTTATCTTGGAGGGCtatactttatattaattttttcaacATCAAAAGTTCCGGTAATAATTTTTTAGATGCTAATGAGTCAAaggataatttttaataaatttttaaaaataatctaATATTCCGTTTTAAATtcataagtttataaaaatataatttttctaaaatttgaacta contains the following coding sequences:
- the LOC107633070 gene encoding uncharacterized protein LOC107633070, which gives rise to MAEENQRMENQIVELTNAWIENNDNEQWEDDEENSDPTHIYENQQPEKNQQNDDDDKLDNAARPFIADMMNFMLPRNFTLPLTLTPYDDGPTLDWFSSFHVDSISHFYELAKQFEYQFAASSIYLHDFDYLNTVKEGQHKSLKDYITHFTKVAMSFPNLHPKVHLHAIKSGLCPEKFQEAITVAKLKTLAEFREKAKGLIEIEELCQTQKSEKNLNNKDEEKVQDNKKPFWLAPRYDSYTQLNTKREEIIKEILNTKLINPPRKAGTYQDTKDVDKTKYYTFNQKHEHTTDECIVAKDLFECLACQGHLDKYILVIL